DNA from Verrucomicrobiia bacterium:
TCATGCAGGGGTTCACGGTGGCCAGCGCGCTGCTGGGGACGATAGTGGGGGCGGTGGTGGTGGGGCGTCCGGCGGATCGTTACGGGCGGCGCGAGGTGTTGTTTGCGCTGGCGGTGCTGTTTCTGGTGACCAGCGTGGGTTGCGCGCTGGCGTGGAGCTGGGCGTCCTTTGTGATCTTCCGTTTTATTGGGGGTCTGGCGGTGGGCGGGGCGTCGGTGGTATCGCCGATGTACATCGCGGAGATTTCGCCGGCGCGGTACCGGGGGCGGCTGGTGGCGATTACGCAGTTCAACATCGTGCTGGGCATTCTGCTGGCCTATTTTTCCAACTACCTCATCGGGAGTCTGAATCTGGGGCCGGCCACCTGCCGGTGGATGTTTGGGGTGATGGCGGCGCCGTCGGCGCTGTTTTTTGCGCTGTTGTTTTTTACGCCGCAAAGCCCGCGCTGGCTGGTGGCGCAGAAGCGGGCGGGGGAGGCGGTGGAGGTGCTGGTGCGGTGCGGGGAGGAGCCGGGGGTGGCGGAGGCGATGGTGCGGGAGATCCAGGAGTCCCTGGCTACGGGGAGCGGGGTGGAGAAGGAGCCGTTTTTCTGCCGGAAATACCGCAAGCCGATATTGCTGGCGGTGGCGATCGCGATGTTCAACCAGCTTTCGGGCATCAACGCGGTGATTTATTACACCATGCACATCTTCAAGATGGCGGGGTATGACAGCGTGGATGCGTTGTGGCAGTCGGTGATCATTGGATTCACCAACCTGGTGTTCACGATGGCGGCGATGGCGGTGATTGACCGGTTTGGGCGGCGGAAGCTCATGCTGGTGGGGTCGGTGGGGTACATTATGAGCCTGCTGGTGGCGGCGTATTCTTTTTACTCCGGGACGGGCGGCAAGCTGCTGCTGGGGGCGCTGGTGGTGTTCATTGCCTCGCACGCGTTTGGGCAGGGGGCGGTCATCTGGGTGTTCATCAGCGAGATTTTCCCCAACCGGGTGCGGGCGCGGGGGCAGGCGCTGGGGAGCTTTACCCATTGGATCATGGCGGCGCTGATTTCGTGGACGTTTCCGCTGATTGCCGATGTTTCGGGCGGGCATGCGTTTTTGTTCTATGCTTTGTGCATGGTGGGGCAGTTGGCCTGGGTGATCTTTATCATGCCCGAGACCAAAGGGATCACGCTGGAGGAAATCCAGCACCGGTTGGGCATTAAATAAACCAGCCGGCCTGGCGGCCGGCTGGGGCGAGAGGTGGAAAATGGTGGAGGCGGCGGGAGTTGAACCCGCGTCCCTGACCGATTCCCCGGTCGTGACTACATGCTTAGCCGAAAGGGAGTTTCAGCCGGTGGTGTGGCTTTCGGCAACCCACCGCCGGCCCAGCCGGCAGAAAGAGTCTCAGGCATCAGCGCGTCGGCACCGCTTCTGCCCCAGCCTGCTGTGGCGTCCCGCTGCCGTAGCAGGCGTCCAGCGGGGGACGTCGCGGCTCAATTAGGCCGCGAGGGCCAATTCTTCGTTGGCACTTGTTCGTGTTGATCCGGTGATTAACGAGGCCAACGGATCATCCTCGGCATGCCACTTCCGGCGTCTCGACCAGGTCGAAACCAGTACGCCCCCGGTTGAGCTGCGAGGGTAATGTACCACGGGGCCGCCGTCATTTCAAGCAGGGGCGGAAAAGGGGATTACAGGCCCAGCTCCTGCTCGGCCAGGGAAGCGCGTCCGGCGCAGGTGATTTTCCAGAGGGTGTGGCCGGCAGCGGCGCGGACGCCCACGGCCCAGCCGAGGCGCTCGAAGTGACGGAGGGTGTGGCGCACCTCGGTGAGGGTGGCGGGCGGGGCGAGCCAGGAGTTGACCTCCAGCGCGAGGACTTCCTCGCGGGCCAGATGGGGGTGGAGGCGGTCCAGGGCGGTGAGCAGGAGGAGCGGGAGGTTCACGGGATGCGTTTGAGTTCGCCGCGCAGGACGCCGATTTCCTCGGAGAGCTTGAGTCCGAGGGCATCCATGCGCTGGTGAAGGCGGCGGGCGCGTTCTTCGCCGGCGTCCAGGAGGGCCTGGCGGTCGGCGGCCAGTTGGGCGCGCAGCTCGGCCAGGCCGGTCTCGGTGGCGTCGAGGCGCGCGGCCAGGGCCAGGCGCAGGTTGTGACATTCGGAGCGGGAGACCCATTCCTGGGCGGGCTGGATCACCAGCGGTTGGGGGGCGATTTCGTGTTTGCGGCCGCGGAGGCGGTCGGCCAGGTGCAACAGTTGATTCACGCCGGCGACGAGAAAAAACAGGATGGCCAGAAACCAGGCGAGGTGCTGGGGTTCCACGGGGATTTGGGCCAGGAGGGTCATGGGCGGGCGGGGGGCGATTGGGTTTCCAGTTCAAGGATGCGGTCGGCCACGGCGCGGCGGGTGCGCTGGTAAAGGGCATCGCTGAGAAACCAGCCGTCGCAGGGGGCGGTGAAGGGGCGATGTGCTTCAACGCGGAGCACCAGTTGATCGGCGGGGATGACTTTGGGCGCGTGACAGCCGCTCCAGCTCATCCAGATCATCAGCCAGGCCGCGGCGGGGAGCCGCCGGCTGGCCGGGAGGCGTGGAGGCCATTTCACGGTCAATGTTTTCATAGCGCAAACGATGGCGGTGGAGAGGGTCCGCCTGCCGGGCGGCGCGGCGGCGCCACCACCAGAACAGCAGCGCCAGCAGAGTGCCCAGCAGTCCGAGCAGAGTTTCAATCATGGGGGTGCGGGGTGGAGCGGCGTTTGTGCCAGATGGACCAGGCAAAGCCGGCGAGGGTGAGCAGGGCGCCCACGGCGGTTTCGAGGCTGGCGGGGTCGGTCCAGCCGCGGGAGACGAGCACGCCGCCCACGGCGGTCAGGAGGTGACGGGCGATACCGAGGAGGATGTCCGGTTGCATAAGCAGGTGGTCAGGTGTTGGCGTCAAGCTGGGCGGGGCGCAGGGTTTGGAGAGCAGGCCCCAGCCCGGGGCCGAGCTCAGCGGCGGGGATGTCCCGCCTGCCGCGCCCCACGGGGAGAGCATGGGGCCACGCGTGCGGAGGCGAAGTGCTCCCGGAGCGGGATCCGGGGGGAGCGGTCAAGCTGCGGGCTGGTTCTGGCCCGGGCAGGGGCAGGGAGCCTGCGGCGAATTTGGGGCGTGAGTCGAGCTTCCTATTTGCGGGTCATGGGGACGAAGCGGACGGGGAGGACGGCCTGCTGGCGGACGTGGTCTTTTTCTTTGGTGAGCAGATAAAGCTCCTGGGCGTGGAGGGGGCCGACGGGGATGATCATGCGTCCACCGTCCTTGAGCTGGCGGACGAGGGGTTCGGGCACGCGGTCTGGCGCGCAGGTGACGATGATGGCGTCAAAGGGGGCATGCTCCGGCCAGCCGAGGTAGCCGTCGCCGGCTTTGACGGTGACGTTGGTGAAGCCGAGGCGCTTGAGGGTGGCCTCCGCCTGGCGGGCGAGGGGTTCGATGATTTCGATGGTATAGACTTCCTTGACGAGGGGGGCAAGGACGGCGGCCTGGTAGCCGCTGCCGGTGCCGATTTCCAGGACGCGATGCTGCGGCTGGGGATCGAGGCACTGGGTCATGAAGGCGACGATGTAGGGCTGGGAAATGGTCTGGCCGTGGCCGATGGGGAGGGGGTAGTCCTCGTAGGCCTCCTTCACAACGTTGGCCGGGACGAACTCATGGCGGGGAATTTGGCCCATGACTTCGAGCACGCGGCGGTTGGTGATGTCGCGGCCGAAACCGGCGAGCTGGTGTTCGACCATTTGGCGGCGGGCGTGGGCGTAGGGGTCAGCGGCGCCGTCCGGGTTGGGCGGTTGTGTGGCGGAATTGCAGCCCCAAAACGACCACCAGCTCATGGTTGCCAGCAGGAAGATGCCACAGGAGCGACGGGCTGATAAAGGCATTTTCATGTTTTGTGCGGGCGGTTGATCAGGGGAAATATAAGCCCATTGGCGGCAGCGTGCCAGCCCGAGGGAGGCTGCCGGGGTGCGGGGAGTGAAGCTGAAGGGGGCGCGGGGAGGGGCGGCGAGGCTCAGAGCTTGCCCTGGCTCAGGCGGTCCTGGGTCTGGCGGTAGGGGGCCAGGAAGAGTTCGTTGTCGCTGATGATTTTGCCGAGGATGCCTTCGAGGTTGGGGAAGTCGGAGCGGTTGATGATGCCGTGAACGCTGAGGGCGAAGGCCTGAAGGGGGTTGAGGGTTTGGTAATTTTCGGTCAGGAGGACGACGGTGGAATGCCGCCGGAGGTGCATGGGCAGGTTTTGGAGGTAAATCAGGCTTTGATTTTCCGGGAGCGAGGCACAATGGAAGGTTTCCTCGATGATGGTGACCTGGTACTGGTACTGGGTGAAGCGGGTCATGAAGTC
Protein-coding regions in this window:
- a CDS encoding sugar porter family MFS transporter, whose amino-acid sequence is MKLNRYLFFSALVAALGGLLFGFDTAVISGTTDWLREGFVAQITQALAPHVTWVSAERLGSFMQGFTVASALLGTIVGAVVVGRPADRYGRREVLFALAVLFLVTSVGCALAWSWASFVIFRFIGGLAVGGASVVSPMYIAEISPARYRGRLVAITQFNIVLGILLAYFSNYLIGSLNLGPATCRWMFGVMAAPSALFFALLFFTPQSPRWLVAQKRAGEAVEVLVRCGEEPGVAEAMVREIQESLATGSGVEKEPFFCRKYRKPILLAVAIAMFNQLSGINAVIYYTMHIFKMAGYDSVDALWQSVIIGFTNLVFTMAAMAVIDRFGRRKLMLVGSVGYIMSLLVAAYSFYSGTGGKLLLGALVVFIASHAFGQGAVIWVFISEIFPNRVRARGQALGSFTHWIMAALISWTFPLIADVSGGHAFLFYALCMVGQLAWVIFIMPETKGITLEEIQHRLGIK
- a CDS encoding protein-L-isoaspartate(D-aspartate) O-methyltransferase, with product MVEHQLAGFGRDITNRRVLEVMGQIPRHEFVPANVVKEAYEDYPLPIGHGQTISQPYIVAFMTQCLDPQPQHRVLEIGTGSGYQAAVLAPLVKEVYTIEIIEPLARQAEATLKRLGFTNVTVKAGDGYLGWPEHAPFDAIIVTCAPDRVPEPLVRQLKDGGRMIIPVGPLHAQELYLLTKEKDHVRQQAVLPVRFVPMTRK